Proteins encoded by one window of Pseudomonas coleopterorum:
- a CDS encoding ABC transporter permease, which translates to MKTSTLPKATPGAKPSGTYLGLGTYLGLAGALLAMIVLFSVLSSHFLSYSTFSTIANQIPDLMVLAVGMTFVLIIGGIDLSVGSVLALAASAVSVAILGWGWSVLPAALLGMGCAALAGTITGSITVAWRIPSFIVSLGVLEMARGVAYQMTDSRTAYIGDAFAWLSDPVAFGIAPSFLIALGVIVIAHLTLTRTVFGRYLIGIGTNEEAVRLAGINPKPYKVLVFSLMGLLAGVAALFQISRLEAADPNAGAGLELQVIAAVVIGGTSLMGGRGSVISTFFGVLIISVLAAGLAQIGASEPTKRIITGAVIVIAVVLDTYRSQRARKRS; encoded by the coding sequence ATGAAAACTTCAACACTGCCCAAAGCCACGCCTGGCGCCAAACCCAGCGGCACCTACCTGGGCCTGGGGACCTACCTGGGCCTGGCCGGCGCCTTGCTGGCCATGATCGTGCTGTTTTCCGTGCTCAGCAGCCACTTTCTCTCGTACAGCACCTTCAGCACCATCGCCAACCAGATCCCCGACCTGATGGTTCTGGCCGTTGGCATGACCTTCGTGTTGATCATCGGCGGCATCGACCTGTCGGTAGGCTCGGTGCTGGCACTGGCTGCTTCGGCAGTCAGCGTGGCGATCCTCGGCTGGGGCTGGAGTGTATTGCCCGCCGCGCTGTTGGGCATGGGCTGCGCGGCGCTCGCCGGCACCATAACCGGTTCGATCACCGTGGCCTGGCGCATCCCGTCGTTCATCGTCTCCCTGGGCGTGCTGGAGATGGCCCGCGGGGTGGCCTACCAGATGACCGATTCGCGTACCGCCTACATCGGTGACGCCTTCGCCTGGCTGTCCGACCCTGTGGCCTTCGGCATCGCGCCCTCGTTCCTGATCGCGCTGGGGGTGATCGTCATCGCCCACCTGACCCTGACCCGCACGGTCTTCGGCCGCTACCTGATCGGCATCGGCACCAACGAAGAAGCGGTGCGCCTGGCGGGGATCAATCCCAAGCCCTACAAGGTGCTGGTCTTCTCCCTCATGGGTCTGCTGGCGGGCGTGGCGGCGCTGTTCCAGATTTCCCGCCTCGAGGCGGCCGATCCCAACGCCGGGGCCGGTCTGGAACTGCAGGTGATCGCTGCAGTGGTCATCGGTGGGACCAGCCTGATGGGCGGGCGCGGGTCGGTCATCAGCACCTTCTTCGGCGTGCTGATCATTTCCGTGCTCGCCGCCGGTCTGGCGCAGATCGGTGCCAGCGAACCGACCAAGCGCATCATCACCGGCGCCGTGATCGTCATCGCCGTGGTCCTGGACACCTACCGCAGTCAACGCGCGCGCAAGCGGAGCTAG
- a CDS encoding cation:proton antiporter gives MSFILWMAVLGVLLLMLALTASYLRWLPVTTSAVCLAFGVAIGPIGLGLFTTDFKDTASWLERLAEAAVLFSLFSTGIKLRLGLGRSAWRAAYMLSGPVMIVSILGVCLVAHYALGLSWGVSMLLGAMLAPTDPVLASMVQVNSAQDFDRVRFGLSGEAGLNDGTAFPFVILSLLMLHHGSLDSHWLSQWALENLVWGVPVGLLIGYGMGRAIGHLMIYLRVRHADSTNSPNDFLALALIALSYFAAASVGAFGFLAVFAAGLGLRQAEVRTSNSEVPSEHLAKPISGHRDMAPEEGTVTHPNDLEDGQLAAGVMMGDILVFGNLVERSMEVLLITILGATLSAYWDWRAVGLAAALFCVIRPLSVWLLVSRRLLDGHQRALLGWFGIRGIGSIYYLCYALAHELPESVEQVCISLTLSVVALSILVHGISTQPLLEHYERRRKPV, from the coding sequence ATGAGCTTTATCTTGTGGATGGCCGTGCTGGGCGTCCTGCTGTTGATGCTGGCGCTGACGGCGTCTTACCTGCGCTGGCTGCCAGTGACCACCTCGGCGGTGTGCCTGGCATTCGGCGTGGCCATCGGTCCCATAGGGCTGGGCCTGTTCACCACCGATTTCAAGGACACCGCCTCCTGGCTCGAACGCCTGGCGGAGGCGGCGGTGTTGTTTTCGCTGTTCAGCACCGGCATCAAACTGCGACTGGGATTGGGCCGCAGTGCCTGGCGCGCAGCTTATATGCTGTCGGGCCCGGTGATGATCGTTTCGATTCTGGGCGTTTGCCTGGTAGCGCACTATGCCCTGGGCTTGTCGTGGGGGGTGAGCATGCTGCTCGGGGCGATGCTGGCGCCGACCGATCCGGTGTTGGCGTCCATGGTCCAGGTGAACAGCGCGCAGGACTTCGACCGCGTGCGCTTCGGGCTGTCGGGCGAGGCCGGGCTCAACGACGGCACGGCCTTTCCTTTTGTGATCCTGAGCTTGCTGATGCTGCATCATGGCAGCCTCGACAGCCACTGGCTGAGCCAGTGGGCCCTGGAAAATCTGGTGTGGGGCGTGCCGGTCGGATTGCTGATCGGTTACGGGATGGGCCGGGCGATCGGTCACTTGATGATCTACCTGCGCGTGCGCCATGCCGACAGCACCAACTCGCCGAACGATTTTCTGGCGCTGGCATTGATCGCCCTGTCGTACTTCGCGGCCGCTTCGGTGGGCGCTTTCGGCTTTCTCGCGGTGTTCGCCGCAGGGCTGGGGCTGCGGCAGGCAGAAGTACGTACGTCGAACTCCGAGGTGCCTTCGGAGCACCTGGCCAAGCCGATCAGCGGGCACCGTGACATGGCTCCCGAAGAAGGGACCGTCACCCACCCCAACGATCTGGAAGACGGGCAGCTGGCCGCAGGGGTGATGATGGGCGACATCCTGGTGTTCGGCAATCTGGTGGAACGGTCCATGGAGGTACTGCTGATCACCATTCTGGGGGCGACCTTGTCCGCCTATTGGGATTGGCGAGCGGTGGGCCTGGCGGCCGCGCTGTTCTGCGTGATTCGGCCATTGAGCGTGTGGCTGCTGGTGAGCCGACGGTTGCTCGACGGGCATCAGCGCGCGTTGCTGGGCTGGTTCGGCATCCGCGGGATCGGGTCGATCTATTACCTGTGCTATGCCCTCGCCCACGAACTGCCCGAGTCGGTCGAGCAGGTCTGCATCAGCCTGACGCTGTCGGTGGTGGCATTGAGCATTCTGGTGCACGGCATCAGTACCCAGCCGCTGCTCGAACATTACGAGCGTCGACGAAAACCGGTTTAG
- a CDS encoding RHS repeat domain-containing protein: protein MAALGQPDSPLHALPVDTHAYTLYQRRYTYDQSGNLLTIRHTVPATSTGYTIRLTASARSNRTVLSDLCDDPALIDNHFDAAGQQRAVDGAQRAAWNSRMQLGSVTRDAAGSEHYLYGQHHQRLRKTHAHGSTRYLPGLELQQHDSHALHCINVTEHVRVLHWPQGSPEGLANDQLRYSYTDLLGSHGLEIDGDGCVISREEFFPFGTTSVWACRNQTEASYKTLRYSGKERDNTGLYYYGYRYYQPWTGRWLSADPAGAVDGLNLYAMVRNSPLSAVDDDGRMLRIVVKGGIGAAGIGYEAYKHNDRQSQAPAQPGDASTSGSMGDRRADKVIGKIQRMKNEFSPGQQILNNAKGRAQTADHLAHGQLPGANAVLKGAESVATVVEFSQTGDLSQINKAPLSGAVATDAVNGAAHSIKATIKNTQKAVKGAAEVATLSDTKAAEVDASLGDLKELAQDKLITNVSLGATVKAGLDGAAAVVPHPVAKVGLKILSAAWTVAGVVHGAEELEEIAKTHKDVLVSKTGENLMGQMKTVNGSNRAGILDRVKKSYGFSDTP, encoded by the coding sequence ATGGCTGCACTCGGCCAACCTGATAGCCCGCTCCATGCGCTGCCTGTCGACACCCATGCCTACACCCTCTATCAACGCCGCTACACATACGACCAGTCCGGTAACCTGCTGACCATTCGGCACACCGTCCCGGCTACCAGCACCGGCTACACGATCAGGCTTACAGCCTCCGCGCGGAGCAACCGGACCGTCCTGAGCGACCTTTGCGACGACCCCGCATTGATCGATAACCACTTCGATGCCGCTGGCCAGCAGCGAGCGGTGGACGGCGCTCAACGCGCTGCCTGGAACAGTCGCATGCAACTGGGCAGTGTCACGCGAGACGCAGCAGGTAGCGAGCATTACCTTTACGGCCAGCATCACCAACGGCTGCGCAAGACTCATGCTCATGGCAGTACTCGCTATTTACCGGGTCTGGAGTTGCAGCAGCACGACAGCCATGCTTTGCACTGCATCAATGTGACCGAGCATGTTCGCGTGCTGCACTGGCCTCAGGGCAGCCCAGAGGGTCTGGCCAACGATCAGTTGCGCTACAGCTACACTGACCTGCTGGGCAGTCATGGCTTGGAAATCGATGGCGACGGCTGTGTCATCAGCCGCGAGGAATTCTTCCCGTTCGGTACCACCTCTGTGTGGGCCTGCCGCAATCAGACCGAGGCCAGTTACAAGACTCTGCGCTACTCGGGCAAGGAACGCGACAACACCGGCCTCTACTATTATGGCTACCGCTATTACCAGCCATGGACCGGACGCTGGCTCAGCGCCGACCCGGCGGGTGCTGTGGATGGTCTGAACCTGTACGCAATGGTCCGCAACTCACCGCTGTCAGCAGTGGACGACGACGGTCGTATGCTGCGGATCGTCGTGAAAGGCGGGATCGGTGCAGCCGGGATCGGCTACGAGGCTTATAAGCACAACGACCGACAGTCCCAGGCGCCAGCACAGCCTGGCGACGCTTCGACGAGCGGCTCTATGGGTGACCGGCGGGCAGACAAGGTGATCGGCAAGATCCAGCGGATGAAGAACGAATTCAGTCCAGGGCAACAGATTCTGAACAATGCAAAGGGCCGCGCGCAAACGGCGGATCATCTGGCGCATGGTCAACTGCCGGGGGCCAATGCAGTCCTCAAGGGCGCTGAAAGCGTCGCTACTGTGGTCGAGTTCAGCCAGACCGGCGACCTCTCCCAGATCAATAAAGCACCTCTGTCGGGCGCGGTAGCTACGGACGCGGTCAATGGCGCTGCTCACAGCATCAAAGCCACCATCAAAAACACCCAGAAAGCCGTGAAAGGGGCTGCCGAAGTGGCAACGCTTTCCGACACCAAAGCTGCAGAAGTGGACGCGTCACTGGGCGATTTGAAAGAACTGGCGCAAGACAAACTGATCACGAATGTGTCGTTAGGCGCCACGGTCAAAGCGGGCCTGGATGGAGCCGCCGCGGTAGTACCTCATCCCGTGGCCAAGGTTGGCCTCAAGATCCTGTCTGCGGCGTGGACGGTGGCGGGCGTGGTGCATGGTGCTGAAGAGCTGGAAGAGATCGCCAAAACCCACAAGGATGTGCTCGTGAGCAAAACCGGCGAAAACCTCATGGGACAAATGAAGACGGTGAATGGGTCCAATCGTGCGGGGATCTTGGATCGCGTCAAAAAGAGCTACGGTTTTTCCGACACTCCATGA
- a CDS encoding sugar ABC transporter ATP-binding protein, giving the protein MTSNVVLSVSGIGKTYAQPVLWDIDLELHRGEVLALTGENGAGKSTLSKIIGGLEAPTTGQMQFQGQAWLPGSRTAAERGGVRMVMQELNLLPTLTVAENLFLHDLPSRGGWIDRRRLREQARQAMAQVGLDAIDPDTLVSDLGIGHQQMVEIARNLIGDCRVLVLDEPTAMLTAREVDMLFAQILRLRERGVSIIYISHRLEELAQVAQRIAVLRDGRLVCVEPMARYDSEQLVNLMVGRELGERIDLGERRIGAPMFQVQGMSRGDRVKDVSFEVREGEIFGISGLIGAGRTELLRLIFGADASDAGTVAIGQPPRPVTIRSPADAVAHGIALITEDRKGEGLLLSQSISANIALGNMPAISAAGVVDNQAERALAQRQIEAMRIRSSSPAQTVAELSGGNQQKVVIGRWLERDCNVLLFDEPTRGIDVGAKFDIYALLGELTRQGKALVVVSSDLRELMLICDRIAVLSAGRLIDTFEREHWSQDELLAAAFAGYQKRDALLAEPAARIPA; this is encoded by the coding sequence ATGACATCCAATGTTGTACTGTCGGTCAGTGGCATCGGCAAGACCTATGCCCAGCCCGTGCTGTGGGACATCGACCTTGAGCTGCACCGCGGCGAAGTGCTGGCCCTGACCGGCGAGAACGGCGCGGGCAAGAGCACCCTGTCGAAGATAATCGGTGGCCTGGAAGCGCCAACCACCGGCCAGATGCAGTTCCAGGGCCAGGCCTGGCTGCCCGGCAGCCGTACCGCAGCCGAGCGTGGCGGGGTGCGCATGGTCATGCAGGAGCTCAACCTGTTGCCGACGCTGACCGTTGCGGAAAACCTGTTTCTTCACGATCTGCCCAGCCGCGGTGGCTGGATCGATCGTCGGCGCCTGCGCGAGCAGGCTCGCCAGGCCATGGCCCAGGTGGGCCTCGACGCCATCGACCCGGATACGTTGGTGAGCGACCTGGGCATCGGTCATCAGCAAATGGTCGAGATTGCCCGCAACCTGATCGGCGACTGCCGGGTGCTGGTCCTCGACGAACCCACCGCGATGCTCACCGCGCGCGAGGTCGACATGCTGTTCGCGCAGATTCTTCGGTTGCGCGAACGCGGCGTGTCGATCATCTATATTTCCCATCGCCTCGAAGAACTGGCCCAGGTCGCGCAACGCATCGCCGTGCTGCGCGACGGGCGCCTGGTGTGTGTCGAGCCGATGGCGCGCTACGACAGTGAGCAACTGGTCAACCTCATGGTGGGCCGCGAACTGGGCGAACGCATCGACCTGGGTGAGCGACGCATTGGCGCGCCCATGTTCCAGGTGCAAGGCATGAGCCGTGGCGACAGGGTCAAGGACGTGTCCTTCGAGGTGCGTGAGGGCGAGATCTTCGGCATTTCCGGATTGATCGGGGCAGGGCGCACCGAACTGCTGCGGCTGATCTTCGGCGCCGACGCCAGCGATGCCGGTACCGTTGCGATTGGCCAGCCACCCAGGCCAGTCACCATCCGCAGTCCCGCCGATGCCGTGGCCCATGGCATCGCCTTGATCACCGAAGACCGCAAGGGCGAAGGCCTGCTGCTGTCGCAATCGATCAGCGCCAATATCGCCTTGGGCAACATGCCGGCGATTTCCGCCGCGGGTGTCGTCGACAACCAGGCCGAACGGGCCTTGGCCCAGCGCCAGATCGAGGCCATGCGCATCCGCAGCTCCAGCCCGGCACAAACCGTGGCCGAGCTCTCGGGCGGCAACCAGCAGAAAGTGGTGATCGGCCGCTGGCTGGAGCGCGACTGCAACGTGCTGCTGTTCGACGAGCCGACTCGTGGCATCGACGTCGGTGCCAAGTTCGACATCTATGCCCTGCTGGGCGAACTGACCCGCCAGGGCAAGGCGCTGGTCGTGGTCTCCAGCGACCTGCGCGAGCTGATGCTGATCTGCGACCGCATCGCGGTGCTCTCGGCCGGCCGTCTGATCGACACTTTCGAGCGCGAACACTGGAGCCAGGATGAACTGCTGGCCGCCGCGTTCGCCGGTTATCAAAAACGCGATGCGCTGCTGGCCGAGCCTGCAGCAAGGATCCCTGCATGA
- a CDS encoding ATPase domain-containing protein, whose product MLEQLKRLASGIEGLDLLLKGGLVAGASYIVQGRPGSGKTILANQLGFNHVRQGGRVLVATLLAESHERLFQYLSTLSFFDASKIGNEIQFVSAFDTLENEGLDEVVKLLRREISRQKATILIVDGVLNARSKADSQIDTKKFISELQGHAAFAGCTVLFLTSSRLDDGSPEHTMVDGVIELGEELFNTRSVRRIQLRKTRGSGALSGLHECEITDDGLVVYPRLESLYSRPSCPDLTDLSRVPSGIPDLDNLIGGGLPRSSVTLVMGPSGIGKTSLGINFLAASTPEEPGLLFGMYESERRLQVKARSLGHDFEALQASGALHVCWQPTTEGLLDGLGARLLHQVEIHGIKRVLIDSLGGMARTATSTVRLTEFFSTLMSELRTRGVTVFATWEIRGLFGPEITSPAPDLSSIVDNILLTRFVEHESELKRLISILKVRDSFYDPSLLELVIHGHGIDLRKAFKNAEAVLSGSASTISNP is encoded by the coding sequence ATATTGGAACAGCTAAAGCGCCTCGCTAGCGGGATTGAAGGGCTCGATTTGTTGCTCAAGGGTGGGCTGGTGGCCGGTGCGTCCTACATCGTGCAAGGCCGTCCCGGCTCAGGCAAGACGATCCTGGCCAATCAGTTGGGCTTCAATCACGTGCGTCAGGGCGGCCGCGTGCTGGTTGCCACACTGCTCGCCGAGTCCCATGAGCGACTGTTCCAATACCTGTCTACCCTGAGTTTTTTCGATGCCTCGAAGATAGGCAACGAAATCCAGTTCGTCAGTGCTTTCGACACGCTGGAAAACGAAGGGCTGGATGAAGTGGTCAAGCTGCTGCGCCGCGAAATCAGTCGGCAGAAAGCAACCATCCTGATCGTCGACGGTGTGCTGAACGCCCGCTCCAAGGCCGATTCGCAGATCGACACCAAAAAATTCATCTCCGAGTTGCAAGGCCATGCGGCGTTCGCCGGGTGCACCGTGCTGTTCCTGACCAGTTCGCGTCTGGACGACGGCAGCCCCGAACACACCATGGTCGATGGCGTCATCGAGCTGGGTGAAGAACTGTTCAACACCCGCTCGGTGCGCCGCATCCAGTTGCGCAAGACCCGTGGCAGCGGCGCGCTGTCCGGCCTGCACGAGTGCGAGATCACCGACGACGGGTTGGTGGTCTATCCTCGCCTGGAAAGCCTGTACAGCCGCCCTTCCTGTCCCGACCTCACCGATCTGAGCCGAGTGCCCAGCGGCATTCCTGACCTGGACAACCTGATCGGTGGCGGGCTGCCGCGTTCCTCGGTGACCCTGGTCATGGGCCCCTCGGGTATCGGCAAGACCAGCCTGGGTATCAACTTCCTGGCGGCCTCGACCCCTGAGGAACCCGGACTGCTGTTCGGCATGTACGAATCCGAGCGCCGCCTGCAAGTGAAGGCGCGGTCACTGGGCCACGACTTCGAGGCCCTGCAGGCCAGCGGCGCCCTGCACGTGTGCTGGCAGCCGACCACCGAAGGCCTGCTCGACGGGCTGGGTGCGCGCCTGCTGCATCAGGTCGAGATTCACGGCATCAAGCGTGTGCTGATCGACAGCCTGGGCGGGATGGCTCGCACGGCGACCAGTACCGTACGCCTGACCGAGTTCTTCAGCACCCTGATGAGCGAGCTCCGCACCCGCGGCGTGACCGTATTCGCCACGTGGGAAATCCGCGGCCTGTTCGGCCCGGAGATCACCTCGCCGGCTCCCGATCTTTCCAGCATCGTCGACAACATCCTGCTGACGCGATTTGTCGAACATGAGTCTGAACTAAAGCGGTTGATTTCCATTCTTAAGGTCAGAGACAGTTTTTATGATCCTTCGCTATTGGAGCTGGTCATCCATGGTCATGGAATCGACCTGAGAAAGGCGTTCAAAAATGCAGAGGCAGTGTTATCAGGTAGCGCCTCCACGATATCGAATCCGTGA
- the rbsD gene encoding D-ribose pyranase: MKKTALLNISLSQLVASLGHGDIVVIGDAGLPVPPGVPLIDLALTPGIPGFVSTLEVLLSEMQVESHVIAEEMLQVLPPASTRIQQLHDQGALGVRQMVSHARFKELSKSARAIVRTGECQPYSNIALMAGVTF, encoded by the coding sequence GTGAAAAAGACTGCATTGCTGAACATTTCCCTGTCACAGTTGGTCGCCTCTCTGGGCCATGGCGACATCGTCGTGATCGGCGATGCGGGCCTGCCGGTGCCACCGGGCGTGCCTTTGATCGACCTGGCCCTCACACCGGGCATTCCCGGCTTCGTTAGCACACTGGAGGTGCTGCTCAGCGAAATGCAGGTGGAAAGCCACGTGATCGCCGAGGAGATGCTTCAGGTACTGCCCCCGGCATCGACCCGGATCCAGCAGCTGCATGATCAAGGCGCACTGGGCGTGCGCCAGATGGTCAGCCATGCGCGGTTCAAGGAGTTGTCGAAAAGCGCCCGCGCCATCGTGCGGACCGGCGAATGCCAGCCCTACAGCAACATTGCGCTGATGGCAGGCGTTACTTTCTAA
- a CDS encoding LacI family DNA-binding transcriptional regulator, producing the protein MATIKDVAARAGISYTTVSHVVNNSRPVSAHVRRKVESAIAELNYVPSAVARSLKARSTATIGLLVPNSVNPYFAELARGIEDCCERNGYCVILCNSDDDPQKQRNYLRVLLEKRVDGIVFASVGGDAALTDMLAAVRTPMVIVDRGLHEVTADLVCIDHEQGGYLATLHLLELGHRAIACISGPAHTHVAQLRMDGYHRALAEYGLQPAKGHVLHSDFTSPGGYRATVQLLAGERPTAIFAANDMIGLGVLRAAAEQGIRVPEQLSVIGFDDIQLSRYVYPALTTVGQRIGELGESAAERLLARIAGAAGTAATQHIIAPQIVVRESTARYAGLPHELR; encoded by the coding sequence ATGGCGACCATCAAGGATGTGGCGGCGCGGGCGGGGATTTCCTACACCACGGTCTCTCATGTGGTGAACAACAGCCGCCCGGTCAGCGCGCACGTGCGGCGCAAGGTCGAGTCGGCGATCGCCGAACTCAACTATGTACCCAGCGCCGTGGCCCGCTCATTGAAGGCGCGCAGCACGGCGACCATCGGCTTGCTGGTGCCCAACAGCGTCAACCCGTATTTTGCCGAACTGGCGCGGGGTATCGAGGACTGCTGCGAGCGCAATGGCTACTGCGTGATCCTGTGCAACTCCGACGACGATCCGCAGAAGCAGCGCAACTACCTGCGTGTGCTGCTGGAAAAGCGCGTCGACGGCATCGTGTTCGCGTCCGTCGGTGGCGATGCCGCGCTGACCGATATGCTGGCGGCGGTGCGCACGCCCATGGTCATCGTCGACCGCGGCTTGCACGAGGTGACGGCCGATCTGGTGTGCATCGACCACGAGCAGGGCGGCTACCTGGCCACCCTGCACCTGCTGGAACTGGGCCATCGCGCCATTGCCTGCATCAGCGGGCCTGCGCATACCCATGTGGCGCAATTGCGGATGGACGGCTACCATCGCGCGCTCGCCGAGTACGGTCTACAGCCGGCGAAAGGTCATGTCCTGCACAGCGACTTCACCAGCCCGGGCGGCTACCGGGCGACGGTTCAACTGCTGGCGGGCGAGCGGCCCACGGCGATTTTCGCCGCCAACGACATGATCGGTCTGGGCGTTCTGCGCGCTGCCGCCGAACAGGGTATCCGCGTGCCCGAGCAGCTATCGGTCATCGGCTTCGACGACATCCAGCTCAGCCGCTACGTCTACCCGGCACTGACCACCGTGGGCCAGCGTATCGGCGAGCTGGGCGAGAGCGCCGCCGAGCGGCTCCTGGCCCGGATCGCTGGCGCTGCCGGCACAGCCGCCACGCAACACATCATCGCGCCACAGATCGTGGTGCGCGAGTCCACGGCGCGATACGCCGGTCTTCCCCATGAATTGCGCTGA
- a CDS encoding sugar ABC transporter substrate-binding protein, with amino-acid sequence MKLPFAGRLLAVSLMAAIGAIAPLQSSFADTQKPKVALVMKSLANEFFLTMEDGAKSYQKEHAADFDLVSNGIKDESDTANQIRIVEQMIVAKVDALVIAPADSKALVPIIKKAMDAGIKVVNIDNQLDAGVLKSKGIQVPFVGPDNRKGAKLVGDYLAKQLTAGDQVGIIEGVPTTTNAQMRTAGFKDAMEAAQMKIVSVQSGNWEIDKGNAVASAMLNEYPDLKALLAGNDSMALGAVSAVRAAGKAGKVQVVGYDNINAIKPMLKDGRVLATADQFAARQAVFGIQSALGMIKGDKLDVDANGVIQTPVELVTKP; translated from the coding sequence ATGAAGCTGCCCTTCGCTGGACGCCTGCTCGCTGTCTCCCTGATGGCTGCCATCGGCGCCATCGCCCCGCTGCAATCCTCCTTCGCCGACACCCAGAAACCCAAGGTCGCGCTGGTCATGAAGTCCCTGGCCAACGAATTCTTCCTGACCATGGAAGACGGCGCCAAGAGCTACCAGAAAGAACACGCCGCCGATTTCGATCTGGTGTCCAACGGCATCAAGGACGAGTCCGACACCGCCAATCAGATTCGCATCGTCGAGCAGATGATCGTGGCCAAGGTCGATGCACTGGTCATCGCCCCGGCAGACTCCAAGGCCCTGGTGCCGATCATCAAGAAGGCCATGGATGCCGGCATCAAAGTCGTCAACATCGACAACCAGCTGGATGCCGGCGTACTCAAAAGCAAAGGTATCCAGGTGCCGTTCGTGGGTCCCGACAACCGCAAGGGCGCCAAGCTGGTCGGCGACTACCTGGCCAAGCAACTCACTGCAGGCGACCAGGTCGGCATCATCGAAGGCGTACCGACCACCACCAACGCGCAGATGCGCACGGCCGGCTTCAAGGACGCCATGGAAGCGGCGCAGATGAAGATCGTCTCCGTGCAGTCGGGCAACTGGGAAATCGACAAGGGCAATGCCGTCGCTTCCGCCATGCTCAATGAATACCCCGACCTCAAGGCCCTGCTGGCCGGCAATGACAGCATGGCGCTCGGTGCGGTCTCTGCGGTGCGTGCCGCAGGCAAGGCGGGCAAGGTCCAGGTGGTGGGCTACGACAACATCAATGCCATCAAGCCAATGCTCAAGGACGGTCGCGTACTGGCCACGGCCGACCAGTTCGCCGCCCGCCAGGCGGTGTTCGGCATCCAGAGTGCATTGGGCATGATCAAGGGCGACAAGCTCGACGTCGACGCCAACGGCGTGATCCAGACCCCGGTCGAGCTCGTCACCAAGCCTTGA
- a CDS encoding response regulator, with amino-acid sequence MATILIVDDEYLIADILGYALEDEGYMAVTAGNGKRALEILDRERPALVITDFMMPGMNGLELAQRIRGNESFCTVPILLMSGAQGSVGRATPDLFAAVYDKPFDINQVVAKVRELVPLEPLKPL; translated from the coding sequence ATGGCCACTATCCTGATCGTCGACGATGAGTATCTCATCGCCGACATCCTTGGTTACGCTCTTGAAGACGAAGGCTACATGGCCGTGACGGCTGGCAATGGCAAGCGTGCATTGGAGATCCTTGATCGCGAGCGTCCCGCGCTGGTCATTACCGACTTCATGATGCCAGGCATGAACGGCCTTGAGCTGGCGCAAAGAATTCGCGGTAACGAATCGTTTTGCACCGTGCCCATCCTGTTGATGAGTGGCGCGCAAGGCAGCGTCGGGCGTGCCACGCCCGATCTTTTCGCTGCCGTCTACGACAAGCCATTCGATATCAACCAAGTGGTCGCGAAGGTTCGCGAGCTGGTGCCGCTGGAGCCCCTCAAGCCGCTTTGA
- the rbsK gene encoding ribokinase produces MQANVLIIGSLNMDLVAQAERLPRAGETLLGQSFATVPGGKGANQAVAAARLGGQVAMIGCVGADAYGQALRQALVDEGIDCQGVREAEDVATGIAMIVVDASSQNAIVIVAGGNGQLESTDIERFDSLLQAADVVVCQLEIPYPVVAFALQRAHEAGKTVILNPAPVTGPLPSQWLGWIDYLIPNETEAQAMTGLAVNSAAEAEQAASLLREAGAGKIIVTLGERGVLFADGVQSRHSPGRKVQAVDTTAAGDTFVGGFAAALARGLDESQAITFGQAAAALSVTRAGAQPSIPTLAQVEQVLS; encoded by the coding sequence ATGCAAGCGAACGTATTGATAATAGGCAGTCTGAACATGGACCTGGTGGCACAGGCCGAACGTTTGCCGCGCGCGGGAGAAACGCTGCTGGGCCAGTCCTTCGCGACGGTTCCGGGCGGCAAGGGCGCCAATCAGGCGGTCGCGGCAGCGCGCCTGGGTGGCCAGGTCGCAATGATCGGCTGTGTGGGCGCCGACGCCTATGGTCAGGCATTGCGACAGGCGCTGGTCGATGAGGGCATCGATTGCCAGGGCGTGCGGGAGGCCGAGGACGTGGCGACCGGGATCGCCATGATCGTGGTCGATGCCAGCAGCCAGAATGCGATCGTCATCGTGGCAGGTGGCAATGGCCAACTCGAATCCACCGACATCGAGCGCTTCGATAGCCTTCTGCAGGCCGCCGACGTGGTGGTATGCCAGCTGGAAATTCCCTACCCGGTCGTTGCTTTCGCCCTGCAACGCGCTCACGAAGCGGGAAAGACCGTCATTCTCAACCCCGCGCCGGTGACCGGACCCTTGCCGTCGCAGTGGCTGGGCTGGATCGACTACCTGATCCCCAACGAAACCGAAGCGCAGGCCATGACCGGGCTTGCGGTGAACTCGGCTGCCGAGGCGGAGCAGGCCGCCAGCCTTCTACGCGAGGCCGGTGCAGGCAAGATCATCGTCACCCTGGGCGAGCGCGGCGTCTTGTTTGCCGATGGCGTGCAGTCCCGGCACTCTCCTGGCCGCAAGGTGCAGGCGGTGGATACCACGGCGGCGGGCGACACCTTCGTTGGTGGCTTTGCCGCCGCCCTGGCCCGTGGCCTGGACGAGTCCCAGGCCATTACCTTCGGTCAGGCCGCTGCCGCGCTGTCGGTCACCCGCGCCGGTGCGCAGCCTTCCATTCCAACCCTGGCGCAGGTCGAGCAGGTGCTATCGTGA